The Kiloniellales bacterium genome has a window encoding:
- the cysS gene encoding cysteine--tRNA ligase has product MTLQLHNTLTRRKEAFAPLDPENVRLYVCGPTVYDFAHIGNARPVVVFDVLFRLLKQIYGAERVTYARNITDVEDKIIKAAQENGEAIDTLTARTTEAYHQDMAALGALPPSVEPRATDHVPQMIAMIEVLIAKGHAYAAEGHVLFNVPSMADYGQLSGRDREEMIAGARVEVAPYKKDPADFVLWKPSTPEQPGWDSPWGRGRPGWHIECSAMSEAHLGRVFDIHGGGQDLVFPHHENELAQSRCAHGTALMAKVWMHNGYVVVGGKKMSKSLGNFFTVRALLEEGHPGEAIRLSLLSGHYRQPLDVTREKIEEAKAQLDRLYGALRHAGEAGPAEVPEAILAALADDLNTPQALAELHEIAGALNKAAKTEEKARLKGRLLAGGALLGLLEADPEVWFHGGSGALSAEKIEAQIEARKQARKAKDFAEADRIRDDLAAQGILLEDGPAGTTWKRR; this is encoded by the coding sequence ATGACCCTACAGCTTCACAACACCTTGACCCGCCGCAAGGAGGCCTTCGCGCCTCTCGACCCCGAGAACGTGCGCCTCTACGTCTGCGGCCCGACGGTCTACGACTTCGCCCACATCGGCAACGCCCGGCCCGTGGTGGTCTTCGACGTCCTTTTCCGGCTGCTGAAGCAGATCTACGGCGCCGAGCGGGTGACCTATGCCCGCAACATCACCGACGTCGAGGACAAGATCATCAAGGCGGCCCAGGAGAACGGCGAGGCCATCGACACCCTGACCGCGCGCACGACCGAGGCCTACCACCAGGACATGGCGGCCCTGGGTGCCCTGCCGCCCAGCGTCGAGCCGCGGGCCACCGATCACGTCCCGCAGATGATCGCCATGATCGAGGTGCTGATCGCCAAGGGCCACGCCTACGCGGCCGAGGGCCACGTGCTCTTCAACGTGCCCTCCATGGCCGACTACGGCCAGCTCTCCGGCCGCGACCGCGAGGAGATGATCGCCGGCGCCCGGGTCGAGGTCGCACCCTACAAGAAGGACCCGGCCGACTTCGTCCTCTGGAAGCCGAGCACGCCTGAGCAGCCGGGCTGGGACAGCCCTTGGGGCCGCGGCCGGCCGGGCTGGCACATCGAATGCTCGGCCATGTCCGAGGCCCATCTGGGCCGGGTTTTCGACATCCACGGCGGCGGCCAGGACCTGGTCTTTCCGCACCACGAGAACGAGCTCGCCCAGAGCCGCTGTGCCCACGGCACGGCGCTCATGGCCAAGGTCTGGATGCACAACGGCTACGTCGTGGTCGGCGGCAAGAAGATGTCCAAGTCCCTGGGCAACTTCTTCACCGTGCGCGCGCTGCTGGAGGAGGGCCACCCGGGCGAGGCGATCCGCCTGAGCCTGCTCTCCGGCCACTACCGCCAGCCGCTCGACGTCACGCGGGAGAAGATCGAGGAGGCCAAGGCCCAGCTCGACCGCCTCTACGGCGCGCTGCGTCACGCGGGGGAGGCCGGCCCTGCCGAGGTCCCGGAGGCGATCCTGGCGGCTCTCGCCGACGACCTCAACACCCCCCAGGCCCTGGCCGAGCTCCACGAGATCGCCGGCGCCCTGAACAAGGCGGCCAAGACCGAGGAAAAGGCCCGCCTCAAGGGCCGGCTCCTGGCCGGCGGCGCCCTCCTGGGCCTGCTGGAGGCCGACCCGGAAGTCTGGTTCCACGGCGGCAGCGGGGCGCTCTCCGCCGAGAAGATCGAGGCCCAAATCGAGGCCCGCAAGCAGGCCCGCAAGGCCAAGGACTTCGCAGAAGCCGACCGCATCCGCGACGACCTTGCGGCCCAGGGTATCCTCCTGGAAGACGGCCCCGCCGGGACGACCTGGAAGCGAAGGTAG
- a CDS encoding SDR family NAD(P)-dependent oxidoreductase — translation MLLKDKVAVITGGASRAGIGRATAQLFAAEGARVAILDLAEEEPEAAAAELGEAHYGAVCDVRDREACLDAVAAIAARLGGIDILIGNAGVVFGTPLAEIAPAEYDLVMDVNLRGNFQMAQAVVPHMEARGGGSLVFVSSIAGQVGGGLFGRSHYAAAKSGIFGLAKALARELAPEGIRSNAIAPGVIDNDFTKGRMTPEDKARIAETVPLGRLGRSEDIAEACLYLASDRAAYVTGQVLSVNGGLHIF, via the coding sequence ATGCTCTTGAAGGACAAGGTCGCCGTCATCACCGGCGGCGCGTCGCGGGCCGGGATCGGCCGGGCCACCGCGCAGCTCTTCGCGGCCGAGGGCGCCCGGGTCGCGATCCTCGACCTGGCGGAGGAGGAACCCGAAGCCGCGGCCGCGGAACTGGGCGAGGCGCACTACGGCGCGGTCTGCGACGTCCGCGACCGTGAGGCCTGCCTCGACGCCGTGGCGGCCATCGCCGCGCGCCTCGGCGGCATCGATATCCTGATCGGCAACGCCGGCGTGGTCTTCGGCACCCCGCTGGCGGAGATCGCTCCTGCCGAGTACGACCTGGTGATGGACGTCAACCTGCGGGGCAACTTCCAGATGGCCCAGGCCGTGGTCCCGCACATGGAGGCGCGCGGCGGCGGCAGCCTGGTCTTCGTCTCCTCCATCGCCGGGCAGGTCGGCGGCGGCCTCTTCGGCCGCTCCCACTACGCCGCCGCCAAGTCCGGGATCTTCGGCCTGGCCAAGGCCCTGGCCCGCGAGCTTGCGCCCGAGGGCATCCGCTCAAACGCCATCGCGCCGGGGGTCATCGACAACGACTTCACCAAGGGCCGGATGACTCCTGAGGACAAGGCGCGGATCGCCGAGACCGTGCCGCTGGGCCGCCTCGGCCGCTCCGAGGACATCGCCGAGGCCTGCCTCTACCTGGCCTCGGACCGGGCCGCCTACGTCACCGGCCAGGTGCTCTCGGTCAACGGCGGCCTGCACATCTTCTGA
- the cimA gene encoding citramalate synthase, producing the protein MAEDKRVYLFDSTLRDGAQTQGVDFTVPDKVAIAEALDGLGIDYVEGGWPGANPTDDAFFGAPPALGSARLVAFGMTRRPGRSCANDPGLSQVLRAGAPAVCLVGKAWDFHVEVALGVPLSENVEMIADSLAYAGSKAEEVMFDAEHFFDGYKANPGYALDCLKAALEAGARWIVLCDTNGGTLPAEVERIVGEVVGTIPGERLGIHCHNDTENAVANSLAAVKAGARQVQGTLNGLGERCGNANLVSLIPSLMLKTDYEVGMSEAQLRQLTSVSRLLDERLNRAPARNAAYVGESAFAHKGGLHVSAVEKDPKTYEHIEPGLVGNQRHIVVSDQSGRSNILARFREAGFEVDPKDSKVAALVDTVKEREFQGYAYDGAEASFELLAGRALGRIVDYFTLSRFRIMDNRRWSARGELVTESEATVNLVVDGEERHEVANGNGPVNALDIALRKALIASYPGLEDLHLVDYKVRILTPSDGTRAITRVMIESADSTGRRWTTVGVSTDIIDASFNALHDAYTWKLYRDGARSLNGRAAAK; encoded by the coding sequence ATGGCCGAGGACAAGCGGGTCTATCTCTTCGATTCGACGTTGCGCGACGGCGCCCAGACCCAGGGCGTCGACTTCACCGTGCCCGACAAGGTCGCAATCGCCGAGGCTCTGGACGGCCTGGGTATCGACTACGTCGAGGGCGGCTGGCCCGGCGCCAACCCGACCGACGACGCCTTCTTCGGCGCGCCGCCGGCCCTGGGCTCGGCGCGCCTGGTCGCCTTCGGCATGACCCGGCGGCCCGGCCGCTCCTGCGCCAACGATCCCGGCCTGTCGCAGGTCCTGCGCGCCGGCGCGCCGGCGGTCTGCCTGGTCGGCAAGGCCTGGGACTTCCACGTCGAGGTCGCCCTGGGAGTCCCCTTGAGCGAGAACGTCGAGATGATCGCCGACAGCCTGGCCTACGCGGGGTCCAAGGCCGAGGAGGTCATGTTCGACGCCGAGCACTTCTTCGACGGCTACAAGGCCAACCCCGGCTACGCCCTGGACTGCCTCAAGGCGGCGCTCGAGGCCGGGGCCCGCTGGATCGTGCTCTGCGACACCAACGGCGGCACCCTGCCGGCCGAGGTCGAGCGCATCGTCGGCGAGGTGGTCGGCACGATCCCGGGCGAGCGCCTGGGCATCCATTGCCACAACGACACCGAGAACGCGGTCGCCAACTCCCTGGCCGCGGTCAAGGCCGGCGCGCGCCAGGTCCAGGGCACCCTGAACGGCCTGGGCGAGCGCTGCGGCAACGCCAACCTGGTCTCGCTGATTCCCTCCCTCATGCTCAAGACCGACTACGAGGTCGGGATGTCCGAGGCGCAGCTCAGGCAGCTGACCTCGGTCTCGCGGCTGCTGGACGAGCGGCTCAACCGGGCGCCGGCGCGCAACGCCGCCTACGTCGGCGAGAGCGCCTTCGCCCACAAGGGCGGCCTGCACGTCTCGGCGGTCGAGAAAGACCCCAAGACCTACGAGCACATCGAGCCCGGCCTGGTCGGCAACCAGCGGCACATCGTGGTCTCGGACCAGTCCGGGCGCTCCAACATCCTGGCCCGCTTCCGCGAGGCCGGCTTCGAGGTTGACCCCAAGGATTCCAAGGTCGCGGCCCTGGTCGACACGGTCAAGGAGCGGGAGTTCCAGGGCTACGCCTACGACGGCGCCGAGGCCAGCTTCGAGCTCCTGGCCGGCCGCGCCCTGGGCCGGATCGTCGACTACTTCACCCTCAGCCGCTTCCGGATCATGGACAACCGGCGCTGGAGCGCCCGCGGCGAGCTGGTGACCGAGTCCGAGGCCACGGTGAACCTGGTGGTCGACGGCGAGGAGCGCCACGAGGTGGCCAACGGCAACGGCCCGGTCAACGCTCTCGACATCGCCCTGCGCAAGGCCCTGATCGCCAGTTACCCGGGCCTCGAGGACCTGCACCTGGTGGACTACAAGGTGCGCATCCTGACCCCCTCCGACGGCACCCGGGCGATCACCCGGGTGATGATCGAGAGCGCCGATTCCACGGGCCGGCGCTGGACCACGGTCGGGGTCTCGACCGACATCATCGACGCCTCCTTCAACGCCCTCCACGACGCCTACACCTGGAAGCTCTACCGCGACGGCGCCCGGTCCCTCAACGGCCGGGCCGCGGCCAAGTAG
- a CDS encoding RNA methyltransferase, producing the protein MAGTDKTKAAAEGGPVVILVDPQLGENIGMCARAMLNCGLTELRLVRPRDGWPSEAAVSAASGADRILAEARLFDDTAAAVADQQRVFATTARLRDMEKPLLTPREAAAELRAAADAGARAGLLFGPERAGLVNDDVALADVAITVPLNPAFSSLNLAQSVLLIGYEWFQASAEAPPGRLTRTGAAPASKAELVNFFGRLEQALDETGFLHPVEKRPVMVRNIRNLFTRAELTAQEVQTLHGILSALRKGEGR; encoded by the coding sequence TTGGCCGGCACCGACAAGACCAAAGCGGCGGCCGAAGGCGGCCCGGTCGTGATCCTGGTCGACCCGCAGCTCGGCGAGAACATCGGCATGTGCGCCCGGGCCATGCTGAACTGCGGCCTGACCGAGCTGCGCCTGGTCCGGCCGCGCGACGGCTGGCCCAGCGAGGCCGCGGTCTCGGCCGCCTCGGGCGCCGACCGGATCCTGGCCGAGGCCCGGCTCTTCGACGACACCGCGGCGGCGGTGGCCGACCAGCAGCGGGTCTTCGCCACCACGGCGCGGCTGCGCGACATGGAGAAGCCCCTCCTGACCCCGCGCGAGGCGGCGGCCGAGCTCAGGGCCGCGGCGGACGCCGGGGCGCGGGCGGGCCTGCTCTTCGGGCCGGAGCGCGCCGGCCTGGTCAACGACGACGTCGCCCTGGCCGACGTCGCGATCACGGTGCCGCTCAACCCGGCCTTCTCCTCGCTCAACCTGGCGCAGTCCGTCCTGCTGATCGGCTACGAGTGGTTCCAGGCTAGCGCCGAGGCGCCGCCCGGGCGCCTGACCCGGACCGGCGCCGCGCCGGCCAGCAAGGCCGAGCTGGTCAACTTCTTCGGCCGTCTGGAGCAGGCCCTGGACGAGACCGGCTTCCTCCACCCGGTCGAGAAGCGCCCGGTGATGGTCCGCAACATTCGCAACCTCTTCACCCGGGCCGAGCTGACCGCCCAGGAGGTCCAGACCCTCCACGGCATCCTCAGCGCCCTGCGCAAGGGCGAGGGACGTTAA
- the rpsD gene encoding 30S ribosomal protein S4, protein MSKRETSKYKINRRLGVNLWGRPKSPVNKREYGPGQHGQRRRKPSDFGTQLMAKQKLKGYYGNIGEKQFRRYYAEAVRRRGDTGENLVEILERRLDAMIYRAKLVPTVFAARQFVNHGHIQVNGKRVTIPSYQLRDGDVVQIKAKSRELPLVLDAVQSSERDVPDYLSVDYNQMKAQFVRGPKLADVPYPVQMEPNLVTEYYSR, encoded by the coding sequence ATGTCGAAACGCGAGACCTCCAAGTACAAGATCAACCGCCGCCTGGGCGTCAACCTTTGGGGCCGGCCCAAGAGCCCGGTCAACAAGCGCGAGTACGGCCCCGGCCAGCACGGCCAGCGCCGCCGCAAGCCTTCGGACTTCGGCACCCAGCTGATGGCCAAGCAGAAGCTCAAGGGCTACTACGGCAACATCGGCGAGAAGCAATTTCGGCGCTATTACGCCGAGGCGGTTCGTCGGCGCGGCGACACCGGCGAGAACCTGGTCGAGATCCTGGAACGCCGCCTGGATGCGATGATCTACCGCGCCAAGCTGGTGCCGACCGTCTTCGCCGCGCGGCAGTTCGTCAACCACGGCCACATCCAGGTCAACGGCAAGCGGGTGACCATCCCCTCCTACCAGCTGCGCGACGGCGACGTGGTCCAGATCAAGGCCAAGAGCCGGGAGCTGCCGCTGGTGCTGGACGCCGTCCAGTCGAGCGAGCGCGACGTGCCGGACTATCTCTCGGTCGATTACAACCAGATGAAGGCCCAGTTCGTCCGCGGGCCCAAGCTCGCCGACGTGCCCTACCCGGTGCAGATGGAGCCGAACCTGGTGACCGAGTACTACTCGCGCTAA
- a CDS encoding tripartite tricarboxylate transporter substrate-binding protein, protein MAKAGSRGSLVLGICLAAVLALGFATSDATAQSWEPRKPVELVIMAGKGGGADKMARRFKRIIEDEELSPVPFVPINKPEGSGAEALSYMAKNRGNPHVVMVTLNSFYTTPLRRPELKIDIDTFTPIGRMAEDTFVLWVHADTNITSLDEFIAAAKAKGDKWIMAGTGKSSEDNLLTDSLNATYGLRMKYVPFKGGGRVAKELVEKRADSTVNNPAEQEDYYLDGKTRPLAVFTPERLDMFTDVPTFKEKGREIVYFMQRSIVGPPGMSQEAAAFYQDLFREVYESKDWQDYMNQASLRGTFLTGKDLKSYWLQERDIHRSLLAKMGEIN, encoded by the coding sequence ATGGCGAAAGCAGGGTCACGCGGAAGTCTGGTTTTGGGAATCTGCCTTGCCGCGGTCCTCGCGCTGGGCTTCGCGACAAGCGACGCGACGGCGCAGAGCTGGGAACCACGCAAGCCGGTCGAGCTGGTCATCATGGCCGGCAAGGGCGGCGGCGCCGACAAGATGGCCCGGCGCTTCAAGCGGATCATCGAGGACGAGGAGCTTTCGCCGGTGCCCTTCGTCCCGATCAACAAGCCCGAGGGTTCGGGCGCCGAGGCCTTGAGCTACATGGCCAAGAACAGGGGCAACCCGCACGTCGTCATGGTGACCCTGAACAGCTTCTATACCACGCCGCTGCGCCGGCCCGAGTTGAAGATCGACATCGACACCTTCACGCCGATCGGCCGCATGGCCGAGGACACCTTCGTGCTCTGGGTCCACGCCGACACCAACATCACCTCGCTCGACGAGTTCATCGCCGCCGCCAAGGCCAAGGGCGACAAGTGGATCATGGCCGGGACCGGCAAGTCCTCCGAGGACAACCTGCTGACCGACTCCCTCAACGCCACCTACGGCCTCAGGATGAAGTACGTGCCCTTCAAGGGCGGCGGCCGGGTCGCCAAGGAGCTGGTCGAGAAGCGCGCCGACTCGACGGTCAACAACCCGGCGGAGCAGGAGGACTACTACCTCGATGGCAAGACCCGTCCCCTGGCCGTGTTCACCCCGGAACGCCTCGACATGTTCACCGACGTCCCGACCTTCAAGGAGAAGGGACGCGAGATCGTCTACTTCATGCAGCGCAGCATCGTCGGCCCGCCGGGGATGAGCCAGGAAGCCGCCGCCTTCTACCAGGACCTCTTCCGCGAGGTCTACGAGTCCAAGGACTGGCAGGACTACATGAACCAGGCCAGCCTGCGCGGCACCTTCCTGACCGGCAAGGACCTCAAGAGCTACTGGCTCCAGGAGCGCGACATCCACCGCAGCCTCCTGGCCAAGATGGGCGAGATCAACTAA